In a single window of the Streptomyces sp. NBC_00353 genome:
- the rplI gene encoding 50S ribosomal protein L9, protein MKIILTHEVSGLGTAGDVVDVKDGYARNYLVPRGFAIRWTKGGEKDVAQIRRARKIHEIATIEQANEVKAKLEAVKVRLAVRSGDAGRLFGSVTPADIASAIKAAGGPDVDKRRVELGSPIKTLGGHQVSVRLHPEVAAKLGIEVVAA, encoded by the coding sequence ATGAAGATCATCCTCACCCACGAGGTCTCCGGCCTCGGCACTGCCGGCGACGTCGTCGACGTCAAGGACGGGTACGCCCGTAACTACCTGGTTCCGCGTGGCTTTGCCATCCGCTGGACCAAGGGCGGCGAGAAGGACGTGGCGCAGATCCGCCGCGCCCGCAAGATCCACGAGATCGCGACGATCGAGCAGGCCAACGAGGTCAAGGCCAAGCTCGAGGCCGTGAAGGTCCGTCTGGCTGTTCGCTCCGGCGACGCCGGCCGTCTCTTCGGCTCCGTCACCCCGGCCGACATCGCCTCGGCGATCAAGGCTGCCGGTGGCCCGGACGTCGACAAGCGTCGCGTCGAGCTCGGCTCGCCGATCAAGACGCTCGGCGGACACCAGGTGTCCGTGCGTCTGCACCCCGAGGTTGCGGCGAAGCTCGGCATCGAGGTCGTTGCTGCCTAA
- a CDS encoding GlcG/HbpS family heme-binding protein yields the protein MTTTLSPAAVTPLTIQDAEALIATARTAAEAAGVTAAVTVLDAGGHLLAFRRDDRAVLIAGETSTRKAYTALQLGAPTADLVDAVQPGGLFHTLPTALDRPLLFIAGGVPVFRDGRLIGAVGVGGGAPEQDHGFATAAVEALA from the coding sequence ATGACCACCACCCTCTCGCCGGCCGCCGTCACACCGCTGACCATCCAGGACGCGGAAGCGCTCATCGCCACTGCTCGCACCGCCGCGGAGGCCGCCGGTGTCACCGCTGCCGTCACGGTCCTCGACGCGGGCGGTCACCTGCTGGCTTTCCGGCGCGACGACCGGGCCGTTCTCATCGCGGGGGAGACCAGCACCCGCAAGGCGTACACGGCCCTCCAGCTCGGTGCCCCGACCGCCGACCTCGTCGACGCGGTCCAGCCGGGCGGGCTCTTCCACACCCTGCCGACCGCCCTTGACCGGCCGCTGCTCTTCATCGCCGGTGGGGTCCCGGTCTTTCGTGACGGCCGGCTGATCGGCGCCGTCGGCGTGGGCGGCGGCGCACCCGAGCAGGACCACGGCTTCGCGACGGCTGCTGTGGAGGCGCTCGCCTAG
- a CDS encoding MarR family winged helix-turn-helix transcriptional regulator produces the protein MTATDPALTALSQGWCALSLLHGNIEARIERALQSGHGLSVREYSLLDVLSRQHNGPGGHLQMKQVADAVVLSQSATTRLVTRLEDRGLLTRYLCDTDRRGIYTDVTEAGLTLLAEARPTNDTALRAALDEAAKNPELAPLVRTVEELKVPARTV, from the coding sequence ATGACAGCGACGGATCCCGCACTGACCGCCCTCTCCCAGGGCTGGTGCGCCCTCTCCCTGCTCCACGGCAACATCGAGGCCCGCATCGAACGGGCCCTGCAGTCCGGGCACGGCCTCAGCGTGCGGGAGTACTCCCTGCTCGACGTCCTGAGCCGGCAGCACAACGGCCCGGGCGGCCATCTCCAGATGAAGCAGGTCGCGGACGCCGTCGTACTCAGTCAGAGCGCCACCACTCGCCTGGTCACCCGTCTCGAGGACCGGGGGCTGCTGACCCGGTACCTCTGCGACACCGACCGCCGCGGCATCTACACGGATGTCACCGAAGCCGGCCTCACTCTTCTCGCCGAGGCCCGGCCGACCAATGACACGGCGTTGCGTGCCGCTCTCGACGAGGCCGCCAAGAATCCCGAGCTGGCTCCCCTCGTCAGGACGGTCGAAGAGCTGAAGGTCCCCGCGCGGACCGTGTGA
- a CDS encoding GNAT family N-acetyltransferase: MSDLEIRPAALTDIPAVVAMLADDPLGAQRESPDDLAPYRAAFQRLAHDPNQHLVVAVRDGAVVGTLQLTVIPGLSRRGSTRSIIEGVRVHADERGSGLGTRLIQWAVDESRRQDCQLVQLTSDATRTDAHRFYERLGFIASHVGFKLAL; encoded by the coding sequence ATGAGCGATCTGGAGATACGGCCTGCCGCCCTCACCGACATCCCGGCCGTCGTGGCCATGCTGGCGGACGATCCACTGGGCGCACAGCGCGAGTCACCGGATGACCTCGCCCCGTACCGCGCCGCGTTCCAGCGGCTCGCCCACGACCCGAACCAGCATCTGGTAGTCGCCGTACGCGACGGCGCTGTCGTGGGGACCCTGCAGCTGACCGTGATCCCCGGGCTGTCCCGGCGCGGCTCGACGCGCTCGATCATCGAGGGCGTCCGTGTCCATGCCGATGAGCGCGGGAGCGGCCTCGGCACTCGGCTGATCCAGTGGGCCGTGGACGAATCCCGGCGCCAGGACTGCCAGTTGGTCCAGCTGACGTCCGACGCGACCCGGACCGATGCGCATCGCTTCTACGAGCGACTCGGCTTCATCGCCAGCCATGTGGGCTTCAAGCTCGCCCTCTGA
- a CDS encoding GNAT family N-acetyltransferase, whose product MPSPLPRPHADAPVRRLTRGDLVPCADLCEDRGWPRDELRWGLLLSAGTGYGIDDPEGKGLMAACVLTSYGQGLAAIGMLLVAERYTRQGIARRLMGHVIEATGDTSLSLYATESGRPLYEELGFETVGRAERVIGHFRPSDASSDGVPTAGAVTVRPAAAGDLHAMLRLDTEVFGADRTHLLARLPAFADHLRVAEDDGELVGYAAIWPSERIHAVGPLIARDTDTAKALVTSLAKATDRPLRVDIDARHEELLSLLKECGLQADSGTTVMTYRAPELPGDWTRRFAPLTVATG is encoded by the coding sequence ATGCCCAGCCCACTGCCCCGTCCGCACGCCGACGCACCCGTCCGGCGTCTCACCCGGGGAGACCTGGTCCCCTGTGCCGATCTCTGTGAGGACCGCGGCTGGCCGCGTGATGAGCTCCGATGGGGCCTGCTCCTCTCCGCGGGGACGGGCTACGGCATCGACGACCCCGAGGGCAAAGGCCTGATGGCCGCCTGTGTGCTGACCTCCTACGGCCAGGGCCTCGCCGCCATCGGCATGCTGCTCGTCGCCGAGCGGTACACACGGCAGGGGATCGCCCGTCGTCTGATGGGCCATGTGATCGAGGCGACCGGGGATACCTCGCTCAGTCTGTACGCGACGGAGTCGGGGCGGCCGCTCTACGAAGAGCTCGGCTTCGAAACGGTGGGGCGGGCAGAGCGAGTGATCGGGCACTTCCGGCCGAGCGACGCATCGAGCGACGGCGTTCCGACGGCAGGTGCCGTAACCGTCCGCCCGGCCGCCGCCGGGGATCTGCATGCCATGCTCCGGCTGGATACCGAGGTCTTCGGTGCCGACCGGACGCACCTTCTCGCCCGGCTGCCGGCGTTCGCGGACCACCTGCGGGTCGCGGAGGACGACGGTGAGCTGGTGGGTTACGCGGCGATCTGGCCGAGTGAGCGGATCCATGCGGTCGGTCCGCTGATCGCCCGGGACACCGACACGGCGAAGGCGCTCGTCACCTCGCTCGCGAAGGCAACGGACCGTCCCCTTCGCGTGGATATCGACGCACGCCACGAGGAGCTGCTGAGCCTGCTCAAGGAGTGCGGTCTGCAAGCCGATTCCGGTACCACGGTGATGACCTACCGGGCCCCGGAGCTGCCGGGCGACTGGACCCGTCGCTTCGCGCCGCTGACTGTGGCGACGGGCTGA
- the dnaB gene encoding replicative DNA helicase, protein MDDPWTDAGPSDRLPVSRQRRGDSRERGEQHDRGRESSGWDSGSPGFERVPPQDLDAEQSVLGGMLLSKDAIADVVEIIKGHDFYRPAHETVFQAILDLYAKGEPADPITVAAELVKRGEITKVGGAPYLHTLVQSVPTAANASYYAEIVHERAVLRRLVEAGTKITQMGYAADGDVDEIVNSAQAEIYAVTEQRTSEDYLPLGDIMEGALDEIEAIGSRSGEMTGVPTGFTDFDALTNGLHPGQMIVIAARPAMGKSTLALDFARAASIKHNLPSVIFSLEMGRNEIAMRLLSAEARVALHHMRSGTMTDEDWTRLARRMPDVSAAPLYIDDSPNLSMMEIRAKCRRLKQRNDIKLVIIDYLQLMQSGGSKRAESRQQEVSDMSRNLKLLAKELELPVIALSQLNRGPEQRTDKKPMVSDLRESGSIEQDADMVILLHREDAYEKESPRAGEADLMVAKHRNGPTATITVAFQGHYSRFVDMAQT, encoded by the coding sequence TTGGACGACCCCTGGACCGACGCCGGTCCCAGTGACCGTCTGCCTGTTTCTCGCCAGCGTCGCGGTGACAGCCGGGAACGTGGTGAGCAGCACGACCGCGGCCGGGAGAGCAGCGGCTGGGACAGCGGATCGCCCGGCTTCGAGCGTGTACCTCCGCAGGACCTCGACGCCGAGCAGTCGGTTCTCGGCGGCATGCTGCTGTCCAAGGACGCCATCGCCGACGTTGTGGAGATCATCAAGGGGCACGACTTCTACCGCCCCGCCCATGAGACCGTCTTCCAGGCGATCCTCGACCTCTATGCCAAGGGCGAGCCGGCCGACCCGATCACGGTCGCGGCCGAGCTGGTCAAGCGCGGCGAGATCACCAAGGTGGGCGGCGCCCCCTATCTGCACACTCTCGTCCAGTCCGTGCCGACCGCGGCGAACGCTTCGTACTACGCGGAGATCGTCCACGAGCGGGCGGTCCTGCGGCGGCTCGTCGAGGCCGGCACGAAGATCACGCAGATGGGATACGCGGCCGACGGCGATGTCGACGAGATCGTCAACTCCGCGCAGGCCGAGATCTACGCCGTCACCGAGCAGCGCACCAGCGAGGACTATCTGCCGCTCGGCGACATCATGGAAGGCGCACTCGACGAGATCGAGGCGATCGGATCGCGCTCCGGTGAGATGACCGGTGTACCGACCGGCTTCACCGACTTCGACGCGCTGACCAACGGCCTGCACCCAGGCCAGATGATCGTCATCGCGGCACGCCCGGCCATGGGTAAGTCCACGCTGGCCCTGGACTTCGCCCGGGCCGCTTCCATCAAGCACAACCTGCCCAGCGTGATCTTCTCCCTCGAAATGGGGCGCAACGAGATCGCGATGCGTCTGCTGTCCGCCGAGGCGCGGGTGGCGCTGCACCACATGCGCTCCGGCACGATGACCGACGAGGACTGGACGCGGCTGGCCCGCCGGATGCCGGACGTCTCGGCCGCCCCGCTCTACATCGACGATTCGCCGAACCTGTCGATGATGGAGATCCGGGCGAAGTGTCGCCGTCTGAAGCAGCGGAACGACATCAAGCTGGTGATCATCGACTATCTGCAGCTGATGCAGTCCGGTGGTTCGAAGCGGGCCGAGAGCCGTCAGCAGGAGGTCTCGGACATGTCCCGAAACCTCAAGCTGCTGGCGAAGGAGCTGGAGCTGCCGGTCATCGCGCTGTCCCAGCTGAACCGTGGTCCTGAGCAGCGCACGGACAAGAAGCCGATGGTGTCCGACCTGCGTGAATCCGGCTCCATCGAGCAGGATGCCGACATGGTGATCCTGCTGCACCGCGAGGACGCGTACGAGAAGGAGTCCCCGCGAGCGGGCGAGGCGGACCTGATGGTGGCCAAGCACCGTAACGGTCCGACGGCGACGATCACCGTGGCGTTCCAGGGCCACTACTCACGCTTCGTGGACATGGCGCAGACCTGA
- a CDS encoding MATE family efflux transporter produces the protein MTLAPATSHSSRRRHDREIIALAVPAFGALVAEPLFVLVDSAIVGHLGTPQLAGLGVAAALLTTAVSIFVFLAYATTAAVARRVGAGDLASAIRQGMDGIWLALLLGVAVIAVTLPSASWLVGIFGASDTAAPYATTYLRISSLGIPAMLIVMAATGVLRGLQDTRTPLYVAIGGFAANGALNAGLVYGAGLGIAGSAWGTVIAQFGMAAAYLIVVVRGARRHGASLRPDATGIRASARAGVPLLVRTLSLRAVLMIATAVAARLGDTDIAAHQIILSLWSLMAFALDAIAIAGQAIIGRYLGANDTQGAREACRRMVQWGIASGVVLGALIMLARPLFIPLFTGDGAVQDTLIPALLVVALSQPIAGVVFVLDGVLMGAGDGRYLAWAMLITLTVFAPVALLVPTIGGGLTALWWAMTLMMTVRMVTLWLRTRSGKWIVTGATR, from the coding sequence ATGACCCTGGCCCCAGCGACCTCGCACTCCAGCCGCCGACGGCACGATCGCGAGATCATCGCGCTCGCCGTCCCCGCCTTCGGCGCACTCGTGGCCGAGCCGCTCTTCGTCCTGGTCGACAGCGCCATCGTCGGTCATCTGGGCACACCGCAACTGGCCGGCCTGGGCGTCGCCGCGGCACTGCTGACCACCGCCGTCAGCATCTTCGTCTTCCTCGCGTACGCCACCACGGCAGCGGTCGCCCGGCGGGTAGGGGCAGGCGATCTTGCCTCCGCGATACGGCAGGGTATGGACGGCATCTGGCTGGCCCTGCTCCTCGGCGTCGCCGTCATAGCCGTGACGCTTCCCTCGGCCTCCTGGCTCGTCGGGATCTTCGGCGCCTCCGACACCGCTGCCCCGTACGCCACCACCTATCTGCGGATATCCAGTCTCGGCATCCCCGCCATGCTCATCGTGATGGCCGCGACCGGCGTGCTCCGCGGCCTGCAGGACACCAGAACCCCGCTCTATGTCGCCATCGGCGGCTTCGCGGCCAACGGCGCCCTCAACGCGGGTCTTGTCTACGGCGCCGGGCTCGGCATCGCCGGATCGGCCTGGGGCACGGTCATCGCCCAGTTCGGGATGGCTGCCGCCTATCTGATCGTGGTGGTACGGGGAGCACGTCGGCACGGGGCTTCGTTGCGCCCCGACGCGACAGGGATCAGGGCCAGCGCGCGGGCCGGCGTCCCCCTGCTGGTCCGTACGCTGTCGCTCCGTGCCGTACTGATGATCGCCACCGCCGTCGCCGCACGCCTCGGCGACACCGATATCGCCGCCCACCAGATCATCCTCTCCCTGTGGAGCCTGATGGCTTTCGCCCTCGATGCCATTGCCATCGCCGGGCAGGCCATCATCGGCCGCTATCTGGGAGCCAATGACACCCAGGGCGCACGTGAGGCATGCCGTCGCATGGTCCAGTGGGGCATTGCCTCGGGTGTGGTGCTCGGGGCACTGATCATGCTCGCCAGACCCCTGTTCATCCCGCTCTTCACCGGCGACGGAGCAGTGCAGGACACACTCATCCCGGCCTTGCTGGTGGTGGCGCTGTCCCAGCCGATCGCCGGCGTGGTCTTCGTCCTGGACGGTGTACTCATGGGCGCGGGGGACGGCCGTTACCTCGCCTGGGCCATGCTGATCACTCTGACCGTCTTCGCTCCGGTCGCCCTGCTTGTGCCCACGATCGGCGGGGGGCTGACGGCTCTGTGGTGGGCGATGACCCTGATGATGACAGTGCGCATGGTGACGCTCTGGCTGCGGACTCGTTCGGGCAAGTGGATCGTCACCGGGGCCACCCGCTGA
- a CDS encoding serine hydrolase domain-containing protein — protein sequence MTYHSEELLPGTQRALLHRIATAQAEGRAPSIVAAVQRQGRTVWSGSRSCVDGHAPDADTQFRIGSLTKTFTAVLVLRLRDEGLLDLDDPLEKHLPGTGVGGVSILQLLGHSAGLGAESPAPWWERTPGTLRPELADVLGEQTRMHPPGRRHHYSNPGYTLLGALIEAVRGASWAEVLEREILEPLGMSRTSTQPQAPHAGGWAVHPWADALLPEPAEDLGLMAPAGQLWSTATDLLRFASFLAEGDDRVLGAASVEEMRAPSAPPESGDWEGNYGLGLQVVHQDGRTLLGHTGSLPGFLAALWLSTEDDVAAVVLTNTTSGLFVGEVAADLVGIVAEAEPRIPEPWRPLTEVDAELLALTGPWYWGTRPNILQLTADGGLTLQPLRGSGRGARFVAQPDGSWIGLDGYYAGETLRVVRAGDGSVSHLDLGSFVFTREPYDPASAVPGGVDAEGWRGLGA from the coding sequence ATGACCTACCACTCAGAAGAACTGCTTCCCGGCACACAGCGCGCTCTGCTGCACCGCATCGCCACTGCGCAGGCCGAAGGCCGCGCCCCCTCAATCGTCGCCGCGGTGCAGCGCCAGGGCCGGACCGTCTGGAGCGGCTCCCGCAGCTGCGTCGACGGCCATGCCCCTGACGCCGATACGCAGTTCAGGATCGGTTCCCTCACCAAGACCTTCACCGCCGTACTGGTTCTGCGGCTGCGCGACGAGGGCCTGCTGGATCTCGACGACCCACTGGAGAAGCATCTGCCCGGCACAGGCGTCGGCGGTGTCAGCATCCTTCAGCTGCTCGGCCACAGCGCGGGACTGGGCGCCGAGTCGCCCGCACCCTGGTGGGAGCGGACGCCGGGCACGCTCCGTCCCGAACTCGCCGATGTCCTCGGCGAGCAGACCCGGATGCATCCTCCGGGCCGACGGCATCACTACTCCAACCCCGGCTACACACTGCTCGGCGCGCTGATCGAGGCGGTACGCGGGGCATCCTGGGCGGAGGTGCTGGAGCGCGAGATTCTGGAGCCGCTGGGCATGAGCCGTACGTCCACCCAGCCGCAGGCGCCGCACGCGGGTGGCTGGGCGGTGCATCCCTGGGCCGATGCCTTGCTGCCCGAACCTGCCGAGGACCTCGGCCTGATGGCTCCGGCAGGGCAGCTCTGGTCCACGGCCACCGACCTCCTCCGATTCGCCTCCTTCCTCGCCGAGGGGGACGACCGGGTTCTCGGCGCCGCCTCGGTGGAGGAGATGCGCGCGCCGTCGGCGCCGCCCGAGTCCGGTGACTGGGAGGGCAATTACGGTCTCGGCCTGCAGGTTGTACACCAGGACGGGCGCACCCTTCTCGGGCACACCGGTTCGCTGCCGGGCTTCCTGGCAGCGCTCTGGCTCAGCACCGAGGACGATGTGGCTGCGGTGGTGCTCACCAACACCACCTCGGGACTGTTCGTCGGTGAGGTCGCCGCAGACCTCGTGGGGATCGTCGCCGAGGCCGAGCCCCGTATCCCGGAGCCCTGGCGTCCGCTGACCGAGGTCGACGCGGAACTCCTCGCCCTCACCGGTCCTTGGTACTGGGGCACGCGTCCGAACATCCTGCAGCTGACCGCGGACGGGGGGCTGACACTGCAGCCGCTGCGTGGCAGTGGCCGTGGCGCCCGCTTCGTCGCGCAGCCTGACGGCAGCTGGATCGGTCTGGACGGGTACTACGCCGGAGAGACGCTCCGCGTCGTCAGGGCCGGCGACGGCAGCGTGAGCCACCTCGACCTGGGGTCGTTCGTCTTCACGCGTGAACCGTACGACCCTGCATCGGCCGTCCCCGGTGGGGTGGACGCAGAGGGCTGGCGAGGCCTCGGCGCCTGA
- a CDS encoding TetR/AcrR family transcriptional regulator: MVRNPERRTALVDAAIEVLAQEGARGLTFRAVDARAGVPVGTSSNYFTGRDDLFMQTGVRITDRMTPDPVGVEEAMRPTPSRELVTELMQWLVQRMADDRTGYLAMLELRLEATRRPALRDHLNRTVRADLDENARFHREAGLPGDADAFLVLYLAMTGLLLDHFTLPGMLTGGDTADRDLARLVETIVTRIIPTE, encoded by the coding sequence ATGGTCAGGAACCCCGAGCGCAGGACGGCGCTCGTCGACGCGGCCATCGAGGTGCTGGCGCAAGAGGGCGCACGAGGACTCACCTTCCGCGCGGTCGATGCACGGGCGGGCGTCCCCGTGGGCACATCGTCCAACTACTTCACCGGTCGGGACGATCTGTTCATGCAGACGGGTGTCCGGATCACCGACCGGATGACACCGGACCCGGTCGGGGTCGAGGAGGCCATGCGCCCGACGCCCTCACGCGAGCTGGTCACCGAGCTGATGCAGTGGCTGGTGCAGCGCATGGCGGACGACCGCACCGGCTATCTCGCCATGCTGGAACTGCGTCTGGAGGCCACCCGCCGGCCGGCCCTCCGCGACCACCTCAACCGAACTGTTCGCGCCGACCTGGACGAGAACGCCCGCTTCCACCGGGAGGCCGGCCTGCCGGGCGATGCCGACGCCTTCCTCGTGCTCTACCTCGCCATGACGGGCCTGCTGCTGGATCACTTCACCTTGCCCGGCATGCTCACCGGCGGCGACACCGCCGACCGCGACCTGGCCCGGCTGGTGGAGACGATCGTCACGCGGATCATCCCGACGGAGTGA
- a CDS encoding MFS transporter: MPLALLALAIGAFGIGTTEFVIMGLLPEVAADFQVSIPTAGFLVTGYALGVVLGAPLMTVLGTRVTRKRMLLLLMGLFILGNAVSAVAPVFGVMLAGRVIASLAHGAFFGIGSVVAADLVAPQKKAGAIAMMFTGLTVANVVGVPLGTYIGQSVGWRTTFFIVAALGVVGLLGVAKLVPEQPRAEGVRLRHELAAFRNVQVLLAMAMTVLGFGGVFAAITYITPMMTEIAGYSASSVTWLLVLFGLGMVGGNLLGGKFADRHLMPMLYVSLGALAVVLALFTLTAHNKIAAAVTIVLIGGLGFATVPPLQKRVLDQAAGAPTLASAVNIGAFNLGNALSAWLGGIVIAAGLGYTAPNWVGAALAASALVLAVLSSVLERRTVTHSRRVAGHVPEPVAVAEARR, encoded by the coding sequence ATGCCGCTCGCGCTCCTCGCCCTCGCCATCGGGGCATTCGGTATCGGAACCACCGAGTTCGTGATCATGGGGCTGCTCCCCGAGGTTGCTGCGGACTTCCAGGTCTCCATCCCGACCGCAGGATTCCTGGTCACGGGCTACGCCCTCGGTGTCGTACTAGGTGCCCCGCTGATGACGGTCCTCGGCACCCGGGTCACCCGCAAACGCATGCTGTTGCTCCTGATGGGGCTGTTCATCCTGGGCAATGCGGTGTCCGCCGTAGCCCCCGTCTTCGGCGTGATGCTCGCGGGACGGGTGATCGCCTCACTCGCCCACGGCGCCTTCTTCGGCATCGGCTCGGTCGTCGCGGCCGATCTGGTCGCCCCGCAGAAGAAGGCCGGCGCGATCGCCATGATGTTCACCGGCCTCACCGTCGCCAATGTCGTCGGCGTACCGCTGGGCACGTACATCGGGCAGAGCGTCGGGTGGCGCACCACGTTCTTCATCGTCGCGGCCCTCGGAGTCGTCGGCCTCCTCGGTGTGGCCAAGCTGGTTCCCGAGCAGCCGAGGGCCGAGGGCGTACGGCTCCGCCACGAGCTGGCCGCGTTCCGCAATGTGCAGGTGCTGCTCGCCATGGCGATGACCGTCCTGGGCTTCGGCGGTGTCTTCGCTGCGATCACCTACATCACGCCGATGATGACCGAGATCGCGGGCTACTCCGCGTCCTCCGTCACATGGCTGCTGGTCCTCTTCGGGCTCGGCATGGTCGGGGGCAATCTGCTCGGCGGCAAGTTCGCCGATCGCCACCTGATGCCGATGCTGTACGTGTCACTGGGCGCCCTCGCCGTGGTCCTGGCCCTGTTCACCCTGACCGCCCACAACAAGATCGCGGCAGCCGTCACCATCGTTCTGATCGGCGGCCTGGGCTTCGCGACCGTACCGCCGCTGCAGAAGCGCGTGCTCGACCAGGCCGCGGGTGCCCCGACCCTTGCCTCCGCCGTCAACATCGGCGCCTTCAACCTCGGCAACGCACTGTCGGCGTGGCTCGGCGGCATCGTCATCGCGGCGGGCCTCGGCTACACCGCACCCAACTGGGTCGGCGCCGCACTGGCCGCATCTGCCCTGGTCCTCGCCGTCCTCTCCAGCGTCCTGGAACGCCGGACGGTCACGCACAGCCGACGCGTCGCCGGTCACGTCCCCGAGCCGGTCGCAGTCGCCGAAGCCCGGCGCTGA
- a CDS encoding winged helix DNA-binding domain-containing protein — MHGISDAQRRTRLGRRHLLAPSVRAASADSVADAVVALHATDAATVFLSVCARLSEASVGAVERALYEDVSLVRLLSMRNTLFTVSHGLAPYVDASNARAVAAKERRTFLKHLRDDGHGLDAHWLAETEKETLAALTARGSATGSELSAAVPALRTKITVFPGKKQETVQGVATRVIRVLAADGLIRRDRPRGSWTSSQFRWTAAEPWPAREPAAAQAELALRWLRSYGPATEADLKWWTGWSLGQVRQALEAAGAEEVRLDNGATGWVSPGDTEPEPVLEPWAALLPALDPSAMGWADRGFHFPAEYRAALFDRAGNVGPTVWWNGRIVGGWAQRADGETMWRLLTDAGREATTAIEAEASRLSGWVGETRITPRFRTPLERELTA, encoded by the coding sequence GTGCACGGCATCAGCGACGCACAGCGCAGGACCAGGCTCGGCCGGCGCCATCTCCTGGCACCCTCCGTACGGGCAGCGTCGGCGGACTCCGTGGCCGACGCGGTCGTGGCTCTGCACGCCACCGACGCGGCCACGGTCTTTCTCTCCGTCTGCGCCCGGCTGTCCGAGGCAAGCGTCGGCGCGGTGGAACGGGCTCTCTACGAGGATGTCTCGCTGGTCCGGCTGCTCTCCATGCGCAACACCCTCTTCACCGTGTCGCACGGGCTCGCTCCGTACGTCGACGCGTCGAACGCCCGGGCTGTGGCCGCCAAGGAGCGCCGGACCTTCCTCAAGCACCTGCGGGACGACGGGCACGGACTGGACGCGCACTGGCTCGCCGAGACGGAGAAGGAGACTCTCGCCGCCCTGACGGCTCGCGGCTCCGCCACCGGCAGTGAGCTGTCCGCCGCCGTACCGGCGCTGCGTACGAAGATCACGGTCTTTCCCGGCAAGAAGCAGGAGACGGTGCAGGGCGTCGCCACACGCGTCATACGAGTGCTGGCGGCCGACGGCCTGATCCGCAGGGACAGGCCGCGCGGCTCCTGGACGTCCAGCCAGTTCCGATGGACAGCAGCCGAGCCCTGGCCCGCCCGGGAGCCCGCAGCAGCACAGGCGGAACTGGCCCTGCGCTGGCTCCGCTCGTACGGCCCAGCGACCGAGGCCGACCTGAAGTGGTGGACGGGCTGGAGCCTGGGCCAGGTACGCCAGGCGCTGGAAGCCGCCGGAGCCGAGGAGGTCCGGCTCGACAACGGTGCCACGGGCTGGGTCTCGCCGGGGGACACGGAACCCGAACCGGTCCTGGAACCCTGGGCGGCGCTGCTGCCGGCCCTCGACCCGAGCGCGATGGGCTGGGCCGATCGCGGCTTCCACTTTCCGGCCGAGTACCGGGCGGCGCTATTCGACCGGGCCGGCAATGTCGGACCGACGGTGTGGTGGAACGGCCGGATCGTGGGCGGCTGGGCTCAGCGCGCCGACGGTGAGACGATGTGGCGGCTGTTGACCGACGCCGGCCGGGAGGCCACCACCGCGATCGAGGCGGAGGCGTCCCGGCTGTCGGGATGGGTGGGTGAAACGCGGATCACTCCGCGTTTCCGTACGCCATTGGAAAGGGAGTTGACGGCCTGA
- a CDS encoding dihydrofolate reductase family protein — MRKLTYFIACSIDGFIGDPGGDASSMYPFVNEEFIEFLTSQYPETVATEGRRQLGFHDAENQKFDTVIQGRGSYQLALDMNITSPYAQLRELVASRTLKESPDPNVELISDDVVGRVRELKAQDSELGIWLCGGSQLAGELLDEIDELVIKTYPLVYGSGMPMFGSDFAATEFALESVRIFDNGVLVRTYSRKR, encoded by the coding sequence GTGCGAAAGCTGACCTACTTCATTGCCTGCTCCATCGATGGCTTCATCGGGGACCCGGGCGGCGACGCGTCGTCCATGTACCCGTTCGTGAACGAGGAGTTCATCGAGTTCCTCACGTCCCAGTATCCGGAGACGGTTGCGACCGAGGGCCGCCGCCAGCTCGGCTTTCACGACGCGGAGAATCAGAAGTTCGACACCGTGATCCAGGGAAGGGGCAGCTACCAGCTGGCGCTGGACATGAACATCACCAGTCCGTACGCCCAGCTGCGTGAGCTCGTGGCCTCGCGGACCCTGAAGGAATCGCCCGACCCGAACGTCGAGCTCATCTCGGACGATGTGGTCGGCAGGGTGCGGGAACTCAAGGCGCAGGACAGCGAGCTCGGAATCTGGCTCTGCGGCGGCTCACAGCTCGCGGGGGAGTTGCTCGACGAGATCGACGAGCTCGTGATCAAGACGTATCCGCTGGTCTACGGATCGGGCATGCCCATGTTCGGTTCGGATTTCGCGGCCACCGAGTTCGCGCTGGAGTCGGTGCGTATCTTCGACAACGGGGTGTTGGTCAGGACGTACAGCCGCAAGCGCTGA